The genome window AGCTCGCTCTCGGCACTTCGCAAGACGGCGTCAACTTCGGTCTGAAAGAACATCCTTCTTTCAACGGTCAAATCTCGGTCCTGCGCGGCTTGGTCGACGACTGGCTCAAAGATCAGAAATCCGTCTACCTGCTGAGCGACAACCAGCTTCAGAAAGAGCGTCTGCTCGAATTGCTGCCTGAGTACGCCGAGCGCATTTCATTCGGCGTGAGCGGCATTCTCAAAGGTTTTGTCATTCCGGAAACCGATACGATTGTCCTAACCGACCACCAGATATTTGAACGTCAGGTGATTCGTCACCGTCGCCGCAAATTCAAGGAAGGTCAGGCAATCAGTTCCTACAACGCTCTTGATATCGGCGACTACATTGTACACGTCGACTATGGTATTGGCCGCTACCGTGGACTTCAAGAGATAAAGATCGACGCACGTCGTCGTGAATGTCTTCTGATCGCTTATGCCGACAACGACAAGCTCTACGTCCCCATCGAAGAATTTGCCCGAGTCCAGAAATACGTTGGCAAAGAAGGCGCTCCTCAACTCACCAAACTCGGCGGCAAAAGCTGGGAGAAGGTTAAAGCTCGCACCAAGAAGGCTATTGCCGACATGGCGGAAGAACTTATTGCCCTCTACGCCGCACGTAAAGCCAAACCGGGAATGTCTTTCCCGCCTGACGACGACTGGATGCGCCAACTTGAAGCCTCCTTCCCCTTTGAAGAAACCGCCGATCAGCTCACAGCAATCGAAGCGGTCAAGAAGGACATGCTCAGCACCTCACCGATGGATCGCCTCATTTGTGGCGACGTCGGTTTCGGCAAGACTGAAGTCGCCATTCGTGCCGCTCTCAAAGCTGTCGCCGGCGGAAAACAGGTCGCCGTCCTCGTGCCAACCACGATTCTTGCCCAACAGCACTTGGAGACGTTCCGGCGACGTCTTGGTCAGTTCCCGATCCGCATCGAAATGCTCTCTCGTTTCCGCAGTCGTCAGGAGCAGAAAGAAACAATCAAAGAACTCCAGGCGCGAAACGTCGATATCATCATCGGGACTCATAGGCTCTTGCAGAAGGACCTGCAAATACCGAATCTCGGCTTAATCATCGTCGATGAAGAACAACGCTTTGGCGTAGCGCACAAGGAACGCTTGAAACTCCTCCGTCAAATGGCAGATTGCCTTACCCTGACCGCAACACCGATACCGCGAACTCTGCAAATGTCCCTGCTCGGAGCGCGCGACATGTCGCTGATTAACACCTCACCAAAGGACCGTCAGGCGATCGTAACCGAGATCGCGGAGTTTGAACCGAAGATCGTCTATGAAGCAATCAACTTCGAGGTCGCCCGCAAAGGCCAGGTCTATTTCGTCCACAACCGCGTCGAGACAATCGAGTCGATGCATCGTTATCTGGTCAAACTCTTGCCACATATTCGGGTTGGAGTTGCCCACGGTCAAATGGGCGAGCACGAATTGGAAGACGTAATGCTCGGATTCCTCCAGCGCGACTATGATGTCCTACTTTCCAGCGCGATCATCGAATCCGGCATTGATATTCCTTCCGTCAACACGATCATCATCAACCGCGCCGATCGCTTTGGTTTGGCGCAATTGTACCAACTCCGCGGCCGCGTAGGGCGCTCCCAACAACGTGCCTTTGCCTATCTGTTGGTACCTCCGGTCAAACAACTAACCGACACAGCGCGCAAACGCCTGAAAGCAATTGAACAGCACACCGACCTCGGATCTGGTTTCCATCTGGCTATGAAGGACCTTGAGATTCGCGGCGCCGGAAATATGCTCGGCGCTCAACAGCACGGCTTTATCGAAGAGGTCGGCTTCGACCTCTATTGTCGACTACTTGAAGAAGCCGTCGCCGAACTGAAAGGCGAAACCGCCGATAGCGACTTCGAGGTCAAAATCGATATCGATTGCGATACCTATATTCCGGAATCATACATCGAAGAAACCCGCCAGCGCGTCGATATCTACCGCAAGATCGCCGATGCCAAATCTGAGCAGGATTTGGACTTAGTCGCAGCCGAACTTCACGACCGCTTTGGCAAATTTGGCGACGAAACTCAGAATCTCATCGATCTGATGGCTCTGAACATCGTTGCACGCCGAAATCGCATTGCCCGGGTTCGCCTTTCAGGCGGACGCTTGACTCTCAGCTATGGCGAAGGCGAGTTGCCGACCAAAGCTCAAATCGAGCGCTTGCGCATGGCCGCTCCTGACCGCCTCGAATTCGACTCCTCCGACGGCTTTATCATCCGTTCCGAGTTTCCCGACACGGAAGAACGGCCGCTCGGAGCCGCTAGAAAACTGTTGCTTGCGCTGTCGGTTTAGCGTTAGTTAATAAGCTTCAGTTGGATCATTCCACTATTTGGTTTGTAATATAAGCACTATGAGGATAGACATGAGAAAATACGTTCTGCTCTTAACTGCACTCGCAATTTCCGCCCTGCTTTTGTTCGGCTGTGGCGGCGCCAATGACTCAACCGTAGCCGTCGTCGACGGCGAAGACATTCCAGTCGCCATTATCCACGATTTTTTCGACAAGGGCGGCTGGACATTCGAATCCTACGCCGAAGAATTCAAAGCCAAACGCGCCGCGGTGGATTCCGTCATCGATTACAAGCTATTGGTTAAAGGCGCTTATGAGTCCGGACTCGCCAATGATCAGGAAATCGAAAAGCTGATTGTGACCCAAAAGGCTAACTTCCTTTTCGATGTTCTCTACAAAATGGATGTCGCCCCTGCTACCAATGCGACTGATGCTGACATCCGCGAGTTCTACGACAAGCTCAAGCAAGAACGCCGGATCTTCCATATTCTCGTAGCTACTAAACCGGAAGCAGACAGCATCCGTCAGCAACTAAGCAGTGGAGCCGCTTTCGACTCTATTGCACGGCTCGTCTCTCTCGACCAATCCTCTGCAGTTCGCGGCGGCGAACTCGGATGGCTCAATTGGGGCACCGACGTTGTCGCCGAATTTCGCGAAAAAGCTTTCCAAATGGCGGTCGGAGAGACCTCTGAACCGCTCAAAACTGAATTTGGCTATCATATCATCCGCTTTGCGGAAGCACGCGAAGTTGAACTCCGCCCCTTCGCCGAGCTTCAACCATTCATCAAGACCGCCTTGGTGAGCAGGCGCGCGATGGAATCAGAAGAAGTGTTTCTGCGCAAAATGGAAGAGAAAGCCGCTGTCCAGATAAATCCCGAAGCGACCGCTATGCTTTTGGAACGACTCGAAATGTACTATCCCCCGACGCTCAATAATGCCACTCGACCCGACAACTTCTTCCCGAATCTGGAACTCCTCAAGCCATTCGAACAGCAGATGATCATTGCCAGCTACACCGGCGGTGAATTGACTGTCGAGAGTTACATCAACAAGCTTGCCGACGTGCCCGATGCATCGCGTCCGCGATTCGATGACGAACGCACGATGAAGAAGGTTATCTTTCAACTGGAGTTGAGAAACATTGTCGAGTACGAAGCCGAACAGCGCAAGATACAGGACACCGACGAAGATCAGAAACGCGTCACCGACTTCCGCGAAGGACTAATGGTCGACAAGTTCACGCGTCAGGTGATCGGCCAGGCTGTGTCAGCTTCCGAAGACGAAATCTCTGAGTATTACAATTCTCATATCACCGAGTTTACTGTCCCACAGGAATATCACGTCTTTGAAATTCAGATGGCCACGGCCGAACTTCTCGCGCCGGTTATTGAAGAATTG of bacterium contains these proteins:
- the mfd gene encoding transcription-repair coupling factor; the encoded protein is MTISKSASSTLSNTFAGTSAFLRLFDLLQSKDEIQIAGLAGSANAFLISELRSRLNTTIVVVVPFEKIAANLIGDLQELCGEETILPFPAWEVHPYDWIAPPLENTAQRLETIWKLSSGVPAIVVTTPDALQQKTLTREQLISGCFDLKVGDEFDLTSLAAKLVALGYERMPITEEVGTFSVRGGIVDIFPFTSANPIRCEFFGDFIDSIRLFSVLSQRSIEKVEKITIIPRREIIISQEELEVIVSTFDQSTTDLLNQKCVNGFDQPGLEWLAPLLDIQQSTLFDHLPPNAVFYLTDQPLIEDRLDNLTRDADALYEEVRTAFPLAPTPAQIYLASESILNHIKNKKHIIELALGTSQDGVNFGLKEHPSFNGQISVLRGLVDDWLKDQKSVYLLSDNQLQKERLLELLPEYAERISFGVSGILKGFVIPETDTIVLTDHQIFERQVIRHRRRKFKEGQAISSYNALDIGDYIVHVDYGIGRYRGLQEIKIDARRRECLLIAYADNDKLYVPIEEFARVQKYVGKEGAPQLTKLGGKSWEKVKARTKKAIADMAEELIALYAARKAKPGMSFPPDDDWMRQLEASFPFEETADQLTAIEAVKKDMLSTSPMDRLICGDVGFGKTEVAIRAALKAVAGGKQVAVLVPTTILAQQHLETFRRRLGQFPIRIEMLSRFRSRQEQKETIKELQARNVDIIIGTHRLLQKDLQIPNLGLIIVDEEQRFGVAHKERLKLLRQMADCLTLTATPIPRTLQMSLLGARDMSLINTSPKDRQAIVTEIAEFEPKIVYEAINFEVARKGQVYFVHNRVETIESMHRYLVKLLPHIRVGVAHGQMGEHELEDVMLGFLQRDYDVLLSSAIIESGIDIPSVNTIIINRADRFGLAQLYQLRGRVGRSQQRAFAYLLVPPVKQLTDTARKRLKAIEQHTDLGSGFHLAMKDLEIRGAGNMLGAQQHGFIEEVGFDLYCRLLEEAVAELKGETADSDFEVKIDIDCDTYIPESYIEETRQRVDIYRKIADAKSEQDLDLVAAELHDRFGKFGDETQNLIDLMALNIVARRNRIARVRLSGGRLTLSYGEGELPTKAQIERLRMAAPDRLEFDSSDGFIIRSEFPDTEERPLGAARKLLLALSV
- a CDS encoding peptidylprolyl isomerase, producing the protein MRKYVLLLTALAISALLLFGCGGANDSTVAVVDGEDIPVAIIHDFFDKGGWTFESYAEEFKAKRAAVDSVIDYKLLVKGAYESGLANDQEIEKLIVTQKANFLFDVLYKMDVAPATNATDADIREFYDKLKQERRIFHILVATKPEADSIRQQLSSGAAFDSIARLVSLDQSSAVRGGELGWLNWGTDVVAEFREKAFQMAVGETSEPLKTEFGYHIIRFAEAREVELRPFAELQPFIKTALVSRRAMESEEVFLRKMEEKAAVQINPEATAMLLERLEMYYPPTLNNATRPDNFFPNLELLKPFEQQMIIASYTGGELTVESYINKLADVPDASRPRFDDERTMKKVIFQLELRNIVEYEAEQRKIQDTDEDQKRVTDFREGLMVDKFTRQVIGQAVSASEDEISEYYNSHITEFTVPQEYHVFEIQMATAELLAPVIEELRGGANFEALAARNTIRVGMKATKGDLGFVQKSRYPKIWEAASKLPVDKISDIVVNDEGTFSVIKVVDVKQPVIRPIEGVVSQVQARIIDLKRSSATVDWLRDRREKAKIEINEDALVNSIDKAKYDVKG